The Natronolimnobius baerhuensis DNA segment ACCACGCCGTCTCGAGCGACCGCGAGCCATCGTCGGTACGGAACGCGAAATCGATCCTCGGGTGGAAGTCGAAGCCGCCGAATTGCCGCGACTCCAGTTCCAACGAGTACGAGGCCCCCAAGTGCAACCGTGACCGTCTCGGGTTGGATCCCCCAAGGCGTGACGTGCAACCCGACGCCGACAACCGGAACGAGTGCAACGCTGAGTGCCGCCGACAGAATCAGGCGCTCGAGGCCGTCAATCCCGTCTCGTCTCGAGGCTGCAGCCGCAGGGTGGGCCACACTCGAGTCAGTGCCCGCGGTTTCGGTGGTCGTCGGCGGAACAGACGCATCTTGAGCAGTCGGCGAAGTGCCAGCCGCTGGAAATAACGCCGCAACGAAGGCATATCCGGGAGCGAACAGGACGAACAACACTCCGGCAACGAGGTGGAGCGCCGTCCCACGGAGACCGGGAAACAGGGACAGACCAACGGTACAAATCGTGAGGGCGGTGATACCGACCAGATCGACTGGCACGGCCCGCAAACGCCACCAGCGGTGGTCACGATGTAACTGCCTGTTCGACATACACAGACATCACTGTTCAGGTACAAAAATTAAGTGATGTTATAGCTGGAACACGTCCGCTGAGTACGGCGATACTGACTGACAGGAGACCGCCTCAGGTTTCGATCACGAGTCCATCCAGCGCGTCGAGGTCAACTGGTTTATCGTCCGTGAGTTTGAGCAGTGCCTGTGCGGTGAGCAGTGCCTCTTCGGCCGTCTCGACCGTGACTGTCGCTGGCCCGAATGCAGCGCGTTCGTACAGCGATGTGAGCAACTCGAGGTCGTCAGTTTGCGGGCCAGTATAGCGCTCGTAAAACTCCCAGTGAGTCAGCGACTGCGCCGTCTCGCCAGCCACTGTTGTATGGAGTTGCAGCCGAACCGCTGCATAGGCCAGTTCAACAGCCTCGTTCGTCCGTCCACTCGAGAGGCGGTCGTCGGCCTGCTCGAGCAGGTCATCACTTTTTGTTGACGACGTGGGTGCAGGTCCAGAGCCAGAATCGGGTTCGGCTGCCTCGACAGTGGATGAGAGTGTCGACTGCGCTAGCGATGTCTCACCGGAGTGGCCCTCATCAGTCGAGTGAGTCGCCGCGCCAGCGCTCGAGCCAAACTGGCTTTTCGACTTGCGTCCCACACCGAAGCGTGACCGGAAGCGACGGCGAACGCTCGAGCTACTGTACCAAATACCACTCCCGGCAGCACCGAGGACGGCAAGGGCACCGGCCAGTACGACCGCGAGTCTCGGCCACCCGTCGACACCCGCAACGAGCGTCGGTAACTGCCCATCGGTGACAGACGTCGTCACGGCAATTTCGTTCAGATTCGTGTTGGTGCCGTCGTAGCTGACGGTCACCTGCTGGTCGACAGCAACGGACCCTGGCGAGAGTGTCTCGGAAAACTGGCCGCCAGCATCGGTCCAGATCGTTCCAACAGGAGTGCCCTCGAGTGTGACCGCTACCGGCTGGCCCGGAACTGGCGTCCCCTCGAGCGTCGTTAGCGTCCCCGCAACTGCGAGGTCGCCGTCATCAGTTCGGACAGCCTCACTGTACAGTGCCGTCTCGCTCTCTCTGACGGTCAGGTCGTGTGTCGCACTCGCCGACGTAATCGCGCGGTCAGTGCCGTCGACCGTTGCAATCAGTTCGTGCTCGCCTGCTGGGACCGACGCTGGAAGCACGATATCGCCCTCGAGTGTCCCCGATTCGGTCTCGAGGGTGCCGAGTGTGGTGTCCCCGATTGTCAGTGTGACTGGTGCCCCATCGACCGAGCGGTTCTTGGCTGTCAGCGTTCCTGACAGCCCAATCCGCTCGCCATAGGCGACACCCGACTCGAGGTCGTCGTCTGGGAGTGACGAGGGCTGGTAGCCATGATCGGTGTCAGCATCGAGGGAGAGGGTGGCTGGCGCGGCGTCGACTGCGACCGGAACCGTCGTTTCCGTCTTCTGATGGGGGATTCCGGGCGCTGGCCGATACTGGACTGGAATCTCGTCGACAGTAGGAGACAGCGGGTCCGGCTGATACGAGACAGTGAACGTCCCGTCATCGACGGCTACCGACTGTGACTCACCGTTGATCTCGAGTGGAAGTGAGTCAATCTCGGTCCACGACTCGGCTGGTTCGGACGCAGTCTCGAGGGTTCCAGTTATCGTCACCGTCTCCGTCGGCCCGACCGAATCGGCATCCGCCGTAGCCGTAAGCGTTGTCGGAGCAAACTGTGCCTCCCGAATAGTCTCTTGGCGTTCCTGAATGGACTGGGGACGATCAGCAAGCGACTCGGCTAGTGCTGGCCCATCGACTGCCGCGAGAGCGTCGATCACCGACCGATGCTCTGCGAGTCGTTCGGTTGCCACATCAACGTCGGCAGCCAGGGTATCGAGTTCACGAGCATGCTCGAGGGCCCCAGCCTCGTTGCCATCGTCAATCGCCTGTTCGTATGCCGTTTCAGTGTCATCGTAGCTGTCGACTGCCTCGATCAGAGCTAGCTGCTCGACTCGAGTCTGTTCAAACGCGTCGACGACGTCTGCTGGCTCGAGGTCGTCTGACCGCGTCTCGAGTGGTGTCTCGGGTCCGCCAGCCTGGGCCTCAGAAAGTGGGTCCGCTTCGTCTAACTCGCCGGCAGCACCAGTTTCGGCGACGAGTGTCTCGTACTGGTCGACGCGCTCGACGTACGTCTCATCGAGCGGCACGCGTGCGTCATCGATGGTTCCAGCCGCAATCGCGGCCGAACTGCGCTGTAATCGGTCCTCAAGATCATCGATGAACCACGCTTGCAGGCTATCGTAGTCGCCATCGTCATCATACTCCGCGGGGTCGAGGTGGACGACAGGATCGCTGTCGTTCGCCGCTGGCACGGTCGAACTCGTGGCGATGCTCGAGCCAGCAGCGACGGCGAGGCCGACACAGCAGACGAGTGCAACGAGGACGCAAAGACGAGCCCAGTCGACGTTCACATACACTCATTCGTACCTAAAATCAAAAAGCTATTCAATTGAATCAGCTGTATGTGTACAGACAACGGAGGGGCCGACCGGTGGTCCCAACGGGAGCCAACAATGCATCTAGAGACACGACTGCGTACGTGTGGGGCGCTTGCCCTCGCCCTCGTCGGACTGGCAATACTGTTTGACTCGGTCGTCGTGTTACTCGGTGCAAGCGCACTCTGTGGCTGGCTCCTCGCTCGCTCCCTCGCGTTCGCTGCTGAACTCGAGCGGACCCTCGAGTCCCTCCATGTCGAGCAGGAACTCGAGCGAACGACCGTCCGCGCTGGCGCGACCGTACAGCACTCGGTCACCGCAACGCTTGCGACACCGAGTCGACTGCGGCTCACACTCGAAGCCACTGTGCCACCGACCGCGACGCTCGAGGGAGACGTACCAACGCTTGCGCTCACGCCAGGGATGTCCGCAGCACGCGTCTCACAGCCACTTTCGTGGCCAGTCGCCGGTCACTACGATTTCGATGGGGTGACGATCACGGCGACAGATGGTTTCTTTCGAAAAACGATTTCACTCGAACAGGACTGCTCAATCACTGTCGAGACGAGCCCAGCAGCGCCCACGCAAGCGAAGACGGCAGGAACGCAGTTTGCAGCCGCCAGCGACACTTCCCGCAGTCGACTGGGAACCCGTGGTCATCCAGCATACGCACGGGAGTACGTCCCCGGCGATTCACTCGAGCAAATCGACTGGAAAGCAACGGCACGGCTTGGGACGACCTACATCAGGGAGTTCGAGACAGCGACGAGCCAGCCCGAACACCTCATCGTCGACCACCGCGGAGCCGATGCGAACACGCGGACTGCCCTTCAGACAGCCGCGCTCTCAGTCGTCTCCCGTGCATCACGAAACCGCGATCCCATCGGAGTGCTCATTCTCGGCGACGATGGACTCACCGCTAGTCTCGACCCGACCGCAACCGACAACGGCTATCGAACCGTCCAGAATCGGCTGTACGAACTCGAGGCCGCTCCCGAGACACAGACAACAGCGAACACAGCCAACTGCCGACTCACCGCTGACCGGGCACGCGCTCATCTCGCGAATCTTGGTCCGCCACCGACGACCGACACGACAACTCGAGAAGATGACCCGTTCGTCTCGAT contains these protein-coding regions:
- a CDS encoding DUF1616 domain-containing protein codes for the protein MSNRQLHRDHRWWRLRAVPVDLVGITALTICTVGLSLFPGLRGTALHLVAGVLFVLFAPGYAFVAALFPAAGTSPTAQDASVPPTTTETAGTDSSVAHPAAAASRRDGIDGLERLILSAALSVALVPVVGVGLHVTPWGIQPETVTVALGGLVLVGTGVAAIRRLRLPPEDRFRVPYRRWLAVARDGVVHPPTRVDGVLNIIVIIAVVLAVSTITVAVVAPSAIPGEGSSPGEQFSGIALLTEDDDGDLVADGYPTTLAPGDSTTLVVGLDNHEHRPVEYSVVVLEQQIDRHSETNVTVTEQRELERFETELAHNETWHHRHDVRPTMTGEVRLVWALYLDAVPDDPSTDTAADDVSIWVDVTDSDG
- a CDS encoding DUF58 domain-containing protein encodes the protein MHLETRLRTCGALALALVGLAILFDSVVVLLGASALCGWLLARSLAFAAELERTLESLHVEQELERTTVRAGATVQHSVTATLATPSRLRLTLEATVPPTATLEGDVPTLALTPGMSAARVSQPLSWPVAGHYDFDGVTITATDGFFRKTISLEQDCSITVETSPAAPTQAKTAGTQFAAASDTSRSRLGTRGHPAYAREYVPGDSLEQIDWKATARLGTTYIREFETATSQPEHLIVDHRGADANTRTALQTAALSVVSRASRNRDPIGVLILGDDGLTASLDPTATDNGYRTVQNRLYELEAAPETQTTANTANCRLTADRARAHLANLGPPPTTDTTTREDDPFVSMLRPFYDEQVRGTDGNYRSVESLTEALRLRRSGPVTAQRTTLLSAGTHPADLHRAVSLARTHGDVTVGLATPSSSPQPRPSQIPADDRHAPAETGSPAGLETDIAHTDALEDAQFRRQLARQNGITVRSITTAHTEATTEAEHETITRGEHR